From Arachis hypogaea cultivar Tifrunner chromosome 3, arahy.Tifrunner.gnm2.J5K5, whole genome shotgun sequence:
AGGAATTCAAGTTGTTTACTACTTTGTTCAGATATAAATGAAGAGCGAattgcgtggctgcaaacggcacACCAATCGAAGCTccgaatcacaagatatgatcaaaagaagaagaagataaataatACAAGGGTTTcactcttcttctcccttctctttCACCTGGCTGAATGTTTTTGTTGTGAGTGACCATTGTGTTGAACTTGGCACAATGTTGAGGGGTTAGTGAATGAGTCTTGAGCTCAATTACGGCCCAAGTCTGTTTGTTTAGCCCATTGGTCCAATTTTagactaaaatatttaaaattagtgttttaattcgtatcctaactaattttatctctcaactattaattttaatttcttaactttatttactcataatttaatttttcttactcACCGTGCCAGACAAATTAAGCCGGTCGCGTCGTTTTACGAGTAATTAGATTTTTACGTTAATTTTTTTctcctttaaattttttaatttaatatttttatcatttttaacctattttggataattaattttttattttaaataaataattaattaatttttcggTTCATACAATTCTCATCTTAATTATTTACAATTATGTTATGtctacactaaaattaattatcaaaattaatcactatttaaaatatatgttaaaatacaaATACAACTTAATTAGAAGTATGTGAATAAAAAATATGTGAATAATTAAGataagtgttttattttcttaataaataataGTCTAGATCCAACTTAATAAATTGTATGTGATTAGAagtttattttacaaaaaattgtgAATAATCTCCATTCGATTgtgtataatattaataaatatgaaATTAGTTAAGATGATAATACTTTAATTATTAATATGTCGTGTGTTCAAatcttataaataataaaaaaaaaattattagatatacGTGATAAAGGATATTTTAGGAACACAAATTTAATTTGTACACTAAATTcttttctaatttatatatatattaacaaaaaaatcttttaactatttttttaacaaattagccaattttataataataaatatttaaaattaaataaaaaacataaaaaatttaaaaatatttaaaatctaaCAAGAGAATACCACCAAaacttaaacaaaaaaatatccaacatcatttaaaaaaatcatccaaaaggCTCACAAATAGGAATAGCTATAaataaattttcttaaaaaatacaaTAGCATTTTGTTAAAAGTGATAAATGTTAGAATATATTATGATCAATTAgcatttattagaattatttagtatatctgaatatttattatagaatattattttttattatttcaattgtTTTAACACCTATAAATATCCGTTTATATTGTATCAATTCACACAATTTGAATACACACAAATCTTTTCTCTTTTGCTATCTCTTACCCTTTttaatatggtatcagagccatagTATCTTCCTTAAAGAGAATATGTTATTTTTCTTCTGGTAAAATCACCATATTTTTTACATTTATTCTGTATGCTATTTTTCCTTGTCTTTCATCACTCTTTTGATGCTTTTTACCTCACCGATTATTAGTCTATTTTCTTTGTCTTGTGTCTTTCCGAGTCTAATGAATCAAACACTACAATCATTCGTTGCTTATCTATTCTTGTGAAGAAACCACATATTTTTCGTCACCTTCTGACAATTCGTTATCCTCTGACATTTTATCATCACTTTGCAGTTTGCCATTTTTTTGGCAGTTTCGCCTGCCCTTTCCTTGTGGTCGTTTCGTATGTAGTTTTTTGCTTGCGGCAGTTTTATCTGCGTTTTTCTTGTAGTACGTAGTTCTGTCAGTGCTTCCTTTTGATAGTTTCATCTGCATTTTTTTTAGCTGTTTAATTTGTGCTTCCTTTCGACAATTCTATCTGCAccagtttatgcatttttttcttatttcattgttttaaataagtttcaaactcaagttgtcacttaaGGAGATGCTAAAATATATTAGGATCAATTAACAttcattagaattatttaacatatctgaatatttgttataaaatattacgtctttattatttcaattCTTTTAACACCTATAAATCTCCGTTTATATTATATCATTTCACATAACTTGAATATacacaaatatttttttctattactcTCTCTTACCTTTCTAACAATCAAATTGAAACAAGTATGacattttttaaactaaatttcaatgaaatatacataaaaatataaatgagtATATCACGTAAAAATGTCTTGACCAGTGGCGgagcttgaaacaaaattttggggggtagatagaagataattgtcaagatgtTTTTTTTAATGGaccccatttaagataagctcgtctaaccTCATCTCTTTTATTTGGGTGATATTACCAAATTTGAGGCCATTTTTCAGGGTATCGTTCcaaagaattaaggtcaaactcatcagatgcaactctttaaacttttgaaggttgtatcttactttcttcgtgattcattaaagtagaagaactatctataggtgttgatattgtaaaaattatatgttttCCTTCTAATATTAgcattcctcttaaaaaatgcatcatcaactctttgattttttatgattattttatataaaaatttgaatatatatccggtaaaatatgtaaaaaagaaattataaggacaaatagaatttataatatttattgaatttttttatcaatttatacaaatacaataatatcaatacttattgaatattctaatattttttattatataaaaaaattaaattaaataaacagtaaaatataaaataatattaaattatttaaataaaaaatacctaatttttttatatttgaactcaaagatagagggagtgttgcttattgaatagagagCTGCGAAATACAAATacactcaattcagtccaaattcgatatgttttgaatgtttaaaactaaaaattattgtgcaataaaagtaagagatgaagattgaactttgcaattttaagtcataataaaatatttgagccaactgaactattttttattttttaaaaaagtattactaattttttaataaaaatttgggAGGCCCTAGCCACCCCTTATCTGAACTAAGTTCCGCCACTGGTCTTgacttattttgaaattaaatgcaCAAAGTTATAGCTGTTTAACGATATGTTCatgcatttaatttttatttccttGTAGCACGGTTGGGTCAATTTTTATCGTCAGTAGTTGTCTATAATATAAAGTTGTATATATAATGTTAAATAATGTTGTACATCTTTTTAGACAATAACAGTTTTAGTGGGAGTTGAGATAGCaagtttgtattattattatattattgttaaaataatatgttatttgaatttataagaaaatataatatagatgtttttaataatttggttctcatttttattttaataaatttagttatttttgttcAACTAAATAGgtaaattatgttttaattacaaattcaTGTGTATTTTAGTATCagtatttttcttttgaaataactctaaatttatttcaattattgttttttttaatgatatttttattctatCTCATCtaaatcactacaaaaaaaaaagtctatgATCATGGTAAAAAATCATAACTATAACTAGTAAAACATCTTTTTAGACAATAACAGTTTTAGTGGGAGTTGAGATAACAagcttgtattattattatattattgttaaaatattatgttatttgaatttataagaaaatataatatagatgtttttaataatttggttctcatttttattttaataagtttagttatttttgttcAACTAAATAGgtaaattatgttttaattacaaattcaAGTGTATTTTAGTATCagtatttttcttttgaaataactctaaatttattttaattattgtttttctttaatgATATTTTTGTTCTATCTCATCTaagtcactacaaaaaaaaggtcTATGATCATGGTAAAAAATCATAACCATAACTAGTAAAAAGAATGACTATAGATCTATGATTACATTTTTTTATCGTGACATATTCTGTCGTGGCCATAGATCTACGGTCAcgattttttttatctatggtcacgattacaatttttaaattctagcactttaggccacgtttttaATTTTCACTGTGACCATAAGTTAATCTATGGTCACGTAAAAAAACCGTGAACATAGCCTCTACGGTTTTCATTAGTGAAGTATGACTACTCATACTTTGTTAAGAGCACCTACAATGTTGAGTTCCTCTTTCACTTTTTTCAGAGACATAGGAACTCTAACCATTGGAGGAGAGAAGGAATGAGTTCCTGCACGGGTCTCAAGACGAGGGAGTCCCTCTAAACAGGGACTCaaattaaccaataataacttgtcatttggtaaattattttaaaaaaataataatataaaatctgaaataattaaataattatattaaataataaaataataattaaattagtaataattataataaaaattatattaaataattatatttttatttaattaataatttatattaattatttaaataataattaattatattaaataattaaatttttatttaattaataatttatattaattatttatatcataattaatattgaatattatttatattattatattaaattataattaattaaatttacttacattaaaaaataaatttaatttttacaccttATAAAATAATTCTTAGTTgagttagttatttttatttttaaaatttaaaatgttaacgatattattaaaattagcagttgtaaacacaaaactataaattagtgtaatccacaattatatattgtgtattattgttatatatgaatttatttaatattaatattttttaatagttaattatttttaaatttataaatttaaaaaatattattaaaaaaatcaattacattaattttaagtattttaattaattaattaagtgggaccacaacagggactaaagttagttcctcctaatggaaaAGAGAGAGatactttgagttcctatttaccgTTTATaacgcaaaagctgatgtggagttactttttataacaAGTGGGTCATAAATAGGGACTGAGATGAGTTTtctactggagatggtctaatTACCAGAATCATTTTGGGAAAGAGCATTGaaaattgtaatttaaatttttgataaagTTTCAAATCTtgcaaaattatttattttttgggtatttattttatttgtgattccacaattaaaatatttttaggaGATAAAAAGTTGATCGTTTTTTGAGaatattgaatttgaaaaaaagataatcaATAGATTATCTTAAAAATAAACTCAACATTTCAAGAACAAATGTCATTTGATATATCATTAAAGAAAATTATCTCATTTTTATGTGAGATATTATATATTAGTGCTATGAGCGAGTGAAAAATTTAAGTATTTAAAGCTCGTCTCATTAATTACCTGAAAGTAAATTGATTAAATAGATAATATGGAGATATAAATTAAAGTATGCTTTATTGTAAAATCGTTCCATTTAAAAGTGAAGCATTGAATGCAAAGAGactttactttcagttttataaaaagatttatttaggACTATAATAATATTGACGATGATATATTAAATCTTGAGCTacaaatacaatatatgaatataaGGAATTATTTCTCAATAGCAATGTTGACAAGACTATTAATATGAGATATATGAACACATGAATTTTAATtacatatattgtttaatttatttttaatatatctttatattctaattaaaatGTATTTCATATTATAGAGactaattttaatgactaattttttagTACACTTAGtatagttatataaaaaaatattatattagctGAACCATAAATTCTAAACTCTAATatagtattaaaataaaattttgggttAAAgttctaatattaataaaaaagtgttgactctaatatttttttattaaaattcaatgatcattaatcatttattttattactttatacttttgtttattttagaggataattttttaaaggatttaactaacttgtgttttaaaaatacatgttaagattattattagtatattaaatttttaaattttttattttaataaataaataacaaatatattaaaaatttaaactttgtaTTTTGTATACAAACTTTTTTAATTAAcactattaaaatatatttttaagatacaaattaactaaatatattttttaaatttataacttttaTCACGTATGAGTCCTACAACATTAATTTAAGAATATCTAGATTCTCACTTTCTTATTTTACTGATTTCTCTCAATTTAAAAGAGTTTTATtcatttttgatatatttttttcttttgatttattattgtTACATATTTTCATTTATTAATAAGCTTTTCTATAATgaaagaataatattatatatatatatatatatatatatatatatatatatatattgtgttaaaattgattgataataaaaattagaaaaagataaaaagaaattgTCTTTTATATTAATGGTTAAATTCGTTTTTGAAaaatcattcatttttttaaattagtccccaaaatatttttttaatcaaatttatcattcaaaaattttaaattaattttgttagtccttttatcatttttttgttaACAGTGTTAAAATTTGTTAATGTGGTACGTTAAGTGATACTACAGCACATACATAGGAATATACGAGACATTGAAAGGAGAATATGAGACATTGCATTGGAATCCTTCaatttaaaattgattcaatCTCATTTTATAAACTTATATATGAaaacgaatttgattaaaaaaaaaaagatttttgagaactaatttaaaaaataaataattttttaaaaattaatttaaccaTTTACTCTAACTTTTGTGATGCATACTTTTTCTATATCATTTCAAGAGAAAAAAGTCAACTCTTTTAAGTATCTATTTCTTTAGTTTCCATACCTACAGCACACACATGCAATAAGACAATTCTCTTAATGTAAAATTTACAATAAACAAGATATCCAATTATCCATTGTTGTTGTGCTTCTTTTGAGTTTCTAACCCCACCATTGATGTACAGCTACACCTTTATCCCTCAAGTTTCCATAGAGTGCCAAACACTCCCAATAAGCCCTACGACTTCTATTATTCTCTTGTTTTTTATGTGGCTTGCACTCCAAGAAAAGCTCATCTACCAGCCCAATAGTATCTCTTTTTATCATCTCTTCCACCACTTCTGCTTCTGCCTTCATCACCACGAATTCTTCATCCTTCACATTCTTTCGCATCCAATCTGACATTCCTATTTGTGGCACCTCTTTTGTTGACGCCTCTTCGTCCGCTGTAATTATTTCGATATTTATGTTGTATATTTCGAAGTTCTTGTTTCTTGTTGGATAATTCTTCTGAAACCAAtcattttttctctctccttctttCTCTGCCAATTCAACATCAATAAAAACTCTACGAGGATAACTTTCCAAAGAATCGCCCATCAAATTCGGGAGGTATCTGTCAAATATTTATGAAATTAGTGCAAACTGCATGCGTGTCCTATGATAGgtatataaattctaataattagCTAGACAATGAATTTAAGGTAAAAAGAAAATAGTAAagatatcattttttttcttgttttcaatttttttaaaaaaaataaattttattgaagaaaatttaagtttcaaaaaatattattatataaaacaaattattttttttaaatgacaaaatAACTAATTCGTCTTACattattattgaaattattgaaaattttaaaagtaataaaaatatatatgaagaATTAAAGTGATTAGatcaatctaaaatttttaactttataaaaaaatttaaaaataataaaaaacagtttaaagtagtttaaattttttttatttcatactttttaattattgtttatgtaataaatatataattacagttgttatatatataaaattagaaaATTCTATACCGCCTATAAAATTTATGTCTAATTTGTCTAAAAAATAACAGGTGAATAAAAAATTCCACCATTTATATTTGTGTcaagtaatttaaaaaattaaacgtataaaaatacacttataaagttataaataataaattagataaaataaatttgtgttattatcttttttataatCATTTGTCTAAATTTAAGTGTTTTACTTACTTAGTGCGCTTCAAGTATTTTCTTGATATTCTCGATGAGGCTCTTGGAGGCTCTAACAAGACATCTTCAAGGTTTTGCAGTGCAGCTTTCTTTGCTTCGGAGGAGTAGCCAAGAAGCTTTCTAGGCGCAGCCAGCATTGGCGGTGGCTGATCATGACGAACAAGTTCTTCCTTCTTTATCATGGCCACAGCAATGAGATCCAAGCGCCTCACATAAACCATCTTGTAGTTGGAAGGCTTGTATTGTTTCGCCGAGGGGTTATCGCGGGCCAGAAAGGCGACAACCCCATCAACTTTCAGTGTCCTCTCGATGAACTTTGAGGCCGCCGGGAAATCGGTGGTGAAAACAAAGTCCACACTGTTGTCGATTACCTTCTTCTGCTTCTCCAAATCACTCAACGAAACAAGTTCCATGTTGTAATCAGAAACAATGCTAGGCCCTATTCCTGGATCCGCATTGTTATCATTGGTCATGAAAATTGCATTGCGCTGAGTAGGTTTCTTGAGCCCTTCGTTTGTAAGGTCATGGAAAAGAACACCCAATAGCTGCTCTATGTTGACCGAATCGTAGCTAACTTGCTGCTTATCAGTAGATTCGGTAAGCAGATCCTTCTGTTGAGTTTCTTTATAAGAGATTTTCTCGAATTCGAAGGAAGACAATCTCATGATGCTATTCAAGGTGGCAAATGCGAATATCATGAGGAACAAACAAGAAACAATCTTCATGAACTTGGAACTTGGGATGAGCCTATTGATAAAGTAACGTGGGCTTTTAGGCAGGTGCTTAATAATGCTTTTCTTGAAGTTGACATAGTGTTTTGATTTCAATGCAATGACACCGATGAGTTCCATCGCCATATTTATGATATGACGATGGAGACAATTAATAGATAGAATAAATGAATAGAATAATGATTAAGACGAGAAAGGTATAAGAACAAGAATAAgtataattaaaaagaatattttgagAAAGAGAGTAGAGGaactagtcacaaaaaaaaaaaacagagttcTAGCGACTGCAGAATCTAGCAGCGGTATGGTTTCCACCAACAAGTGAGAAATGGTTAATCGACAAAGTAGACCACATTCTAATCAACTCTCTCAATCGATGTACCTCCATTATTCTTTTTATCAAGATCGATAATTTGTAACTAGCGCCAATTTATTAACATCATCTCATGAATCTGTGATTACGATGATTTTTGTGACAACGTAATCATCTAATCACAGATGCATGAATGGTGAGAGAGCAGATCAGAGCAGTTTTTGTGATCTGTCTTCTCTCTCTTTTGTCTAACTCTCTATGTAAttatttgatttgttattttgTGAAGGGTGTGAGTTTTGGTGGAATGAGTTGGGAGAGGTTATATAGATCCACTAGGCTTATTATGGGAGGCTAGAAAAAGAAGTACGAGAGGAATTCGTGACAAAAATTATTAGGAGAGCCTAAATTTGCAATTTGTGGGAGAAAAACACGGTTGGAGCAACGACAATGGTGTTGCACCATTCACTAATCACTAGTTTGTTAATCcattatttactaaatttaattctttttttattttgattttattttaatacaatGATACCATTTTGCTCCATCATATTGTTATGCATAATATAAAAGATCAAAATGCCTTGAAAGTGTGAATGCCCGTCCATCATGAGCATCAGGAAACTGTACTGTCCTCTGAATAATTAAGataagtgttttattttcttaataaattgtATGTGATTAGAagtttattttacaaaaaattgtgAATAATCTCCATTCGATTGTGTATAATATTATAGTTCTTAAGTTTCAaagtattaaaatattaaattgaaaaatattaaaataatgatCTTATTTGTAGTTCTTAAGTTTCAAAAGTATTTATTTCCTCTGAAATATTTAGGTTGTCTAAAAATCAACACAACCAAAGCTATAAGAAGAAACATGTTGCTTAAATAATAACTATACTACAGATAAATccataaaaatgttatttatacgtttaaaatcaattatcaaaattaatcattatatatttatacacaaatataatttaatttatttttaatgtgtattctatcttaatattaatttttatagctGAATTTGGTATACACTGAGACACCAAACATAGTTGAtccaataattaaaaatattaggaattttaTTGTGTATTGTGGTGTCTGCAAAAGTTTGTGACACAATATGCTAATACATTATTTTCCAGTAAAAAAAAACATACATTTGAAAAAAATGTTAACAATTATAAACCAATACGGGAAACATATTATATGAATATGATGGTAATGATACAAAGGAATCTTGGATGAATTTGCAAAAGAATGAGACCAAGCGAGTCCATGGTAGTAAATAATTATGTTCTGCCTACAGCTCTGCCACAAAGAAGAGCATTCTTTGGAAGTGGATATTCATCTCTTGGAGATTCCACTGGTGAATATACTCTCATATAGAATTGTTGTCCAAGGTATTGTCGTGCCCAAAATTCACTTCTTATGTTCCACATACCAACGTTGTCTAGTGCCATGTAAATCGCAGTCCATGATCTAGGGTATACCTGAGACAAAAATATTCACCAATAAGCTATAATGTCTCATTTggatattaagaaaaaaaaaatatgtttttgctAACTAGAATAACGACCAACCTGTGTTGTGCACCTCGAAACAGCATCGGCGAGGTTGTACTCCTTACGACTATCAGGCGTCCAGATACCACTATCCATTCTGCACGACAGATTCAGCTTAAACTTTTGGGACGAGTGTCACGATAGAATTTGATAATTTGAAGAAAATGATTCGAATACATACCCTACAACCCAAAATGAGTATCCATCAATGTGCCAACTTTGGACAATATTTTCGTGGTTTTGAAAGACGATCTCAACGAATGCTCGAAAATCGGCGGCCATGACGGAGGTGGCGAGATACATTGGCTTATGGGAGGGAGTATCTGGGATGCTTCCAACTTGGAAGACACCACCAATGTTGAAGTAATCTGCTAGCTTCAATGGAGTGTCGCCTGGAACAAAAGACACACTGTTCACTGCATATCTCTGCTTGCCATTAACTTGTGCTGCTGAGCTCTCCAAAATTATTGTCCTGCTAATGTTTATCAAACCATAATGATACGATCCTTGTGGATTTGGCCTTGGTCCACTTGCTGTCAAGTTTGTCCTGTCAATTGCAataataattaagtaattaatttgatCGAATTtgacaaaaagataaaaattaattttgttatatcCAGTTTAATTCTAATTAAATATGTTTACCTAATTGAACGAGCTTGTTGAATGGACCAATCAAGTTGAGTAGGTGCAGGAGGAAGAGGACCAGAAAGAGGTTGGTTGGAGTTAGAATAGTGAAGGGCGGCGGTTGCTGTGAGGACCTTAGAAGTGAAACGAGTTGAGACAGCAATGTAGTAGTCCTTGGCTGCTTGATCTGCTGTCACCAGCACCGAATAAGATTGTCCCACGTGGACATCTATTGAGCTATATGTGCTCTGCAATGTGTGAGTTCCCTCAACTTCCACCAGTTTCATGCTGTGTCCTTCAATCCTAAAGTTCAGTGTGTTCTGGAGTCCAACATTTGATATCCTAAGCCTATATGTTTTTCCTGTTGTTGTTCATTTCTTAGTCAAATACtgttatatataaataaacatgCTAACAAGATTCACAATCTAAATTCTATTTAAGGCGGAATTTAAACACTCAACACTTGCTTCAGCAGTTGATTATTCAATAAATTTGttgatatatttatgtataaaggCATACCTTGTTCAACGGTGAAAGTTGCTCCATTTGGACGACCATTGATTAAAACAGCATGAGGGAATGGAAGTTTGTGTCCATAATCAAGAACAGCCTTGAGCCTCTGGAATTGATGCAAATGATGTTAGAAAAGGGAAGAGAAGATTAGAATGTAATGTAGGGGGAATAATGAATGGGAGTTACATTGTTGTCAATGCTGTACCAATCTCCAATGAGAAGAGAGAAATCATCAGCAGGGGGAGGGAATGGGACAGGAATCAAAGGCCTGCTGAGGATCTTAAGGGAGCCAAAGCCACCAGCAGCTTTGTGGAAAGCAAGTGATGGGAAATAGAAGAAGCTTCCAATTTGGTCTTTCACTTGAAGGGTGTATGTGTAATTTTTCCCAGGTGGAATTGGGCATGTTGTTCCATATACTCCGTCTTGGTAAGAGTTTCTCCTTTCTTGAACACCactcctattattattattaagttaaCAAATAATCAATTGCATAATTAATATCCAAATGACAAATTTCATTaatagttaaaacttaaaagttgtTTAATTAACAAGGTTTAGCAATATTTTATACTTGCATTTAAGAatgaatagaagaaaaaaaaatcatctttttTAAATGTGATATGTTTTTTACCAGTCCAAATCAAATATGGGCCTGCCCCGTGAAGTTTTTAAGCCATTGTGAGT
This genomic window contains:
- the LOC112789234 gene encoding L-ascorbate oxidase homolog translates to MIRGEPLSLSSLLSFCSILLLLLNSIINVAGEDPYRFFDWTITYGDIYPLGVKQKGILINGQFPGPEIYSVTNDNLIINVHNNLPEPFLLTWSGVQERRNSYQDGVYGTTCPIPPGKNYTYTLQVKDQIGSFFYFPSLAFHKAAGGFGSLKILSRPLIPVPFPPPADDFSLLIGDWYSIDNNRLKAVLDYGHKLPFPHAVLINGRPNGATFTVEQGKTYRLRISNVGLQNTLNFRIEGHSMKLVEVEGTHTLQSTYSSIDVHVGQSYSVLVTADQAAKDYYIAVSTRFTSKVLTATAALHYSNSNQPLSGPLPPAPTQLDWSIQQARSIRTNLTASGPRPNPQGSYHYGLINISRTIILESSAAQVNGKQRYAVNSVSFVPGDTPLKLADYFNIGGVFQVGSIPDTPSHKPMYLATSVMAADFRAFVEIVFQNHENIVQSWHIDGYSFWVVGMDSGIWTPDSRKEYNLADAVSRCTTQVYPRSWTAIYMALDNVGMWNIRSEFWARQYLGQQFYMRVYSPVESPRDEYPLPKNALLCGRAVGRT
- the LOC112789233 gene encoding uncharacterized protein — encoded protein: MAMELIGVIALKSKHYVNFKKSIIKHLPKSPRYFINRLIPSSKFMKIVSCLFLMIFAFATLNSIMRLSSFEFEKISYKETQQKDLLTESTDKQQVSYDSVNIEQLLGVLFHDLTNEGLKKPTQRNAIFMTNDNNADPGIGPSIVSDYNMELVSLSDLEKQKKVIDNSVDFVFTTDFPAASKFIERTLKVDGVVAFLARDNPSAKQYKPSNYKMVYVRRLDLIAVAMIKKEELVRHDQPPPMLAAPRKLLGYSSEAKKAALQNLEDVLLEPPRASSRISRKYLKRTKYLPNLMGDSLESYPRRVFIDVELAEKEGERKNDWFQKNYPTRNKNFEIYNINIEIITADEEASTKEVPQIGMSDWMRKNVKDEEFVVMKAEAEVVEEMIKRDTIGLVDELFLECKPHKKQENNRSRRAYWECLALYGNLRDKGVAVHQWWG